One Nonomuraea angiospora DNA segment encodes these proteins:
- a CDS encoding HemK2/MTQ2 family protein methyltransferase: protein MFLLRPPGVYRPQGDTALLAAAFRLIRLPRGARVLDVGTGTGAMAVVAAQRDGVRVTAVDRSLRAVLAARFNTLIRGLKVRVVHGDLFAPLGAEVFDLIVTNPPYVPGNAVPPPAHGRERAWDAGLDGRRILDRICALAPAYLADGGSLLMVHSALSDVEASLRRLGAAGLTASVVARQRERFGPVMRAREESLRAQGLLQPGHDDEELVVIRADKSESATGRQAA, encoded by the coding sequence GAGACCGCCAGGCGTTTACCGGCCACAAGGGGATACGGCGCTGCTGGCCGCCGCGTTCCGGCTGATCCGACTCCCGCGGGGAGCCAGGGTGCTCGACGTGGGCACCGGAACCGGCGCGATGGCCGTGGTCGCCGCGCAGCGGGACGGCGTCCGGGTGACCGCCGTCGATCGGTCGCTGCGCGCGGTGCTGGCCGCCAGGTTCAACACGCTGATCCGGGGGCTCAAGGTACGGGTGGTGCACGGCGACCTGTTCGCGCCGCTGGGCGCGGAGGTGTTCGACCTCATCGTGACGAATCCTCCTTACGTACCGGGCAATGCCGTGCCGCCGCCCGCCCACGGCAGGGAGCGGGCCTGGGACGCGGGGCTGGACGGGCGCAGGATTCTCGACCGCATCTGCGCGCTGGCACCCGCGTACCTGGCGGACGGCGGATCGCTGCTGATGGTGCATTCGGCGCTCAGTGATGTCGAGGCGTCGTTGCGCCGGCTTGGCGCGGCCGGGCTGACCGCGTCGGTGGTGGCCAGGCAACGGGAGCGTTTCGGGCCTGTCATGCGGGCGAGAGAGGAGAGCCTCAGGGCCCAGGGGCTGCTGCAACCGGGGCACGACGACGAGGAACTGGTGGTCATCCGTGCAGACAAATCCGAATCCGCCACGGGGCGGCAAGCAGCCTGA